The following proteins are encoded in a genomic region of Desulfosporosinus youngiae DSM 17734:
- a CDS encoding phosphodiester glycosidase family protein — protein sequence MTYLKKVLVAFLATAFAVITISGTALAQPKTLYETSSQHTITDGATLEHISRLTADGWLNIKVLRIDTTNPNIKIDTLANGRITDAFSTVLALAEKNGAVAAVNASFFNPMGGGTGYPDGPLVRGGDLLATAGWYNQNNDEMASFSLDNSGQILFNYWKNSLTLTGFNNASFVVAQYNQPSRQQYMDITVLDNKWGPSTLGASEKYPDLVEILISQGRVIEVRQALPASTIPAEGYVVISRGEQAVKLLESFRTGEPAKFTVTSNPDWSDLQMSATGSSILVKEGQIPEVFSYSTGGFDKKNPRTLAGSSQDGKQLILVTVDGRQDNSVGLTQTESAQLMQELGAYNALAFDGGGSTTMVARKPGTSSLDLVNIPSEGSLRSVANGIGVFSQASPAPLAKLILETEDPNVFVHTSRNYTLRGVDSFSNPVMVNPQQIEWSVRGIEGRFIDNQFQPTSIGQGQVIAKVGKITGELDIRSLSAPVKLELSSDKLEIALGESQTLEVTGYDQQGFKANIEPEDVQWAVSGEVKDFQEGTLKATTVGAGYIKAGVGDVHAYTAVSIYEDSTETIYAFEDDQASFQANPQIAQGSFQLSPDQVHGGNTSGQLVYDFFDTNSSGEVSLLFKGAGLSLASDTSELAVWIYNTRENSNRILGEVLDDTGKRYSLEIAPKLDWKGWQRMEVSLEKIKKPTKLRRLYVQASDPVEGSGKIYFDDLTARVVNHPVIDPSKIPQDSIPQDEANRAIKFVSGPDNFKFAVFSSSQESDTTLEDQWLNKMTSYINENLDMAVYTGQAISAVRDIEKPALITEAEYKTYNYKNCSFIQLDTSQGGLRRSDPEQWLWLFEELDNLAGSNVFILMSDPPARFINAKEGELFKDILAEYRQKTGKNVWVLFQGGGNQSELDRGVRYSSYAGFSIPDFSQEKPTAANYLEVTVMGKNITYEFKDL from the coding sequence ATGACTTATTTAAAAAAAGTGCTGGTAGCCTTTCTGGCAACAGCCTTCGCTGTCATAACAATTTCCGGTACAGCGCTGGCCCAACCGAAGACTCTCTATGAGACTAGCTCTCAACATACCATCACAGATGGAGCAACACTGGAACATATCTCCCGCTTGACAGCCGACGGTTGGTTAAACATCAAAGTGTTGCGTATTGATACTACGAATCCTAATATCAAAATAGATACCCTGGCTAATGGCCGGATCACGGATGCATTTTCCACAGTCCTTGCTTTAGCCGAGAAAAATGGTGCGGTAGCCGCCGTGAACGCCAGTTTCTTTAATCCGATGGGTGGTGGTACCGGATATCCTGACGGCCCCCTCGTTCGAGGTGGAGACCTTTTAGCCACAGCTGGCTGGTACAATCAAAACAACGATGAAATGGCTTCCTTCTCTCTCGATAATTCCGGTCAGATACTTTTTAATTATTGGAAAAACTCCCTTACTTTGACCGGATTCAACAATGCTTCATTTGTGGTGGCTCAGTACAACCAGCCCAGCCGTCAGCAATATATGGATATTACCGTGTTGGATAATAAATGGGGACCTAGCACTCTCGGAGCTTCGGAAAAGTATCCTGATTTGGTGGAAATTCTTATTTCCCAGGGACGAGTCATCGAAGTTCGCCAGGCCTTGCCTGCCTCAACGATACCTGCTGAAGGTTATGTTGTGATTTCTCGGGGAGAACAAGCTGTCAAACTTCTGGAAAGCTTTCGGACGGGAGAACCAGCAAAATTTACCGTCACCTCCAACCCGGACTGGTCTGACCTGCAAATGTCGGCAACCGGCTCCTCCATACTGGTCAAGGAGGGGCAGATTCCCGAGGTTTTTTCTTATAGCACTGGCGGCTTTGATAAGAAAAACCCTCGAACCTTGGCAGGAAGTTCTCAGGATGGAAAACAACTGATTTTGGTCACGGTGGATGGCAGACAGGATAATAGTGTGGGACTTACCCAAACCGAGTCTGCTCAACTCATGCAGGAGTTGGGAGCTTACAATGCTTTAGCTTTTGATGGCGGCGGATCTACTACCATGGTAGCCAGAAAGCCGGGGACTTCCAGCTTAGACCTTGTCAATATACCTTCCGAGGGGTCTTTGCGTTCTGTTGCCAACGGTATCGGAGTCTTTTCTCAGGCCTCTCCGGCTCCTCTGGCCAAGCTGATTTTGGAAACCGAAGATCCTAATGTTTTTGTGCACACTTCAAGAAACTATACACTTAGGGGAGTGGACAGCTTCTCTAATCCGGTAATGGTTAACCCTCAACAGATAGAATGGAGTGTAAGGGGAATTGAAGGAAGATTTATAGATAATCAGTTTCAGCCCACCTCCATAGGCCAGGGCCAAGTGATTGCTAAAGTAGGGAAAATAACAGGCGAGCTGGATATCCGCTCTTTAAGTGCTCCCGTCAAGCTTGAACTCAGTTCAGATAAGTTAGAGATAGCGCTTGGAGAGAGCCAAACCCTTGAGGTGACAGGCTACGACCAACAGGGCTTTAAGGCGAATATTGAGCCGGAAGATGTTCAGTGGGCAGTGAGCGGGGAAGTTAAGGATTTCCAAGAGGGAACTCTTAAAGCGACTACTGTTGGTGCAGGATATATCAAAGCAGGTGTTGGGGATGTCCATGCCTATACTGCGGTATCGATTTATGAAGATTCTACTGAAACAATCTATGCCTTCGAAGACGACCAGGCTTCATTCCAAGCTAACCCACAGATAGCCCAGGGGAGTTTTCAGCTTTCCCCGGATCAGGTACACGGAGGAAATACTTCAGGACAATTAGTCTACGATTTCTTCGACACGAATAGTTCGGGTGAAGTCTCCTTGCTTTTTAAAGGAGCGGGACTTTCCCTTGCTTCTGACACTTCCGAGTTAGCTGTCTGGATTTACAATACTCGCGAAAATTCAAACCGGATTCTTGGCGAAGTCCTGGATGACACAGGAAAAAGATATTCGTTGGAAATTGCTCCGAAATTAGATTGGAAAGGTTGGCAGAGAATGGAGGTTTCCCTGGAAAAGATCAAGAAGCCAACCAAGCTCAGGAGACTCTATGTGCAAGCTAGTGATCCTGTTGAGGGCTCGGGAAAGATTTATTTTGATGACCTTACGGCAAGGGTGGTCAATCATCCGGTCATTGACCCAAGTAAAATACCTCAGGATTCCATCCCCCAAGATGAGGCCAATAGGGCAATAAAGTTTGTATCAGGTCCTGATAATTTTAAGTTTGCTGTTTTTAGCAGTAGCCAGGAAAGCGATACTACTCTGGAAGATCAATGGTTGAACAAAATGACCAGCTATATTAATGAAAATTTGGACATGGCAGTTTATACCGGCCAAGCTATCTCCGCTGTCAGGGATATTGAGAAACCTGCCCTAATTACTGAAGCTGAATATAAAACCTATAATTATAAGAACTGCAGCTTTATTCAGTTGGATACCAGCCAAGGCGGCCTTCGGAGAAGTGATCCGGAACAATGGCTATGGCTATTTGAGGAATTAGACAATTTAGCTGGCAGCAATGTTTTTATCCTCATGTCGGACCCTCCGGCTAGGTTTATTAATGCCAAAGAAGGTGAGCTGTTCAAGGATATCTTGGCCGAATATCGGCAGAAAACCGGAAAAAATGTCTGGGTCTTGTTTCAGGGGGGGGGCAATCAAAGTGAATTGGATCGGGGAGTTCGCTATAGTTCCTATGCCGGTTTTAGTATCCCTGATTTTTCTCAGGAAAAGCCCACGGCAGCAAACTATCTTGAGGTGACGGTAATGGGCAAGAATATAACCTATGAATTCAAAGATCTTTAG
- a CDS encoding TetR/AcrR family transcriptional regulator — protein sequence MKLRDKQKAEVKSALLRAGEELFRTNGFTETTIEEITGTAGVARGTFYNYFQTKEDLALEIFYETEELTAKQVDVFFAATSGTDNQIQAIIASAVEWTLKRPELYLVTLLEKMKRGRTPEHSNGTLFRRMITEAFERGQIAGVVTRERPPQEFASDIEGLYIVHTVRWYHYGQQNDLLSTLLSAVNTYLSGALLKP from the coding sequence ATGAAATTAAGAGATAAACAAAAGGCGGAAGTTAAATCAGCCCTTTTACGAGCCGGTGAAGAGCTTTTCAGGACTAATGGGTTTACGGAAACAACCATTGAGGAGATTACTGGCACAGCCGGGGTGGCAAGGGGAACTTTCTATAATTATTTTCAGACAAAAGAAGATTTAGCACTTGAGATATTTTACGAGACAGAAGAATTAACAGCAAAGCAAGTTGATGTTTTTTTTGCTGCCACTTCAGGAACAGATAATCAAATTCAGGCAATCATTGCTAGTGCTGTCGAGTGGACCCTAAAAAGACCAGAACTCTACTTAGTCACCCTACTGGAAAAGATGAAGCGTGGACGAACGCCGGAACATTCGAATGGGACTCTCTTTCGGAGGATGATAACAGAAGCCTTTGAACGTGGTCAGATCGCTGGAGTAGTAACAAGAGAACGACCTCCACAGGAGTTTGCCAGCGATATTGAGGGATTATATATAGTTCACACGGTGAGATGGTATCATTATGGTCAACAAAACGACCTCTTATCTACTCTTCTATCTGCAGTTAACACCTATTTATCAGGTGCGTTGTTAAAACCGTGA
- a CDS encoding PEP-utilizing enzyme gives MSLWEAKGFWMRDNIHWPRPVHPLFVSYGLIPVEVGSARAYEEWSMPSLKNAYLVLHGYVFQRIEPIGGDTPAIMERFPFLFHLWRINPKLRSRVLGFGQFLKEKGFENHVHAWKDVWEPEARKRLEPIRNFDRANASLEELANHLDQCYDFLCWSWNLHVKIVALGMYIRGRWVEACEKLLNLTNFEAYELVQMNDPAVLNTTNRLLTLARRAAADPTVSDSLSSLPSEKALQSLANTWFKEELDQFLEDEGDRPADSFEFTPTWREMPEIVVGIIKGLMDSDDSMTEEDSDFQVYRLQRINQLRSTLTGADRKEFDAWLELAEQAQPLSEIHDYILWTVPLSYTRYAAIEAGRRFVQDCILDSPEDTLFLYREELLSALRGDYTLASLKGLVAERKAEHTKNFSLVPPQTIGKMPIELPLDVFPPLAAEGMKIFLKQFSLLEAEPEATMELSPEGELFGTPGSPGVAEGPVRIIHTAEEFPLVQEGEVLVCPLTTPTWTVLFPHVAALITDSGGALCHAAIVAREYRLPSVVGTIKATKILHNGQRVRVDGAAGKIQVLD, from the coding sequence ATGTCTCTTTGGGAAGCTAAGGGATTCTGGATGCGGGATAATATTCATTGGCCGAGGCCGGTACACCCACTTTTTGTCTCTTATGGACTCATTCCTGTCGAAGTCGGGTCTGCTCGTGCTTATGAGGAATGGTCTATGCCTTCTCTTAAAAATGCCTATCTTGTTCTCCATGGCTATGTCTTTCAACGTATTGAGCCCATTGGGGGAGATACTCCGGCGATTATGGAGCGGTTTCCGTTTCTTTTTCATTTGTGGCGGATTAACCCGAAGCTCCGCAGCCGGGTCTTGGGTTTTGGACAGTTTCTTAAGGAAAAAGGGTTTGAGAATCATGTCCATGCCTGGAAGGATGTATGGGAGCCGGAAGCTCGGAAGCGTCTCGAGCCGATTCGGAATTTTGATCGCGCCAATGCGAGTTTAGAAGAACTGGCCAATCACCTTGATCAATGCTATGACTTTTTATGCTGGTCCTGGAATCTGCATGTAAAAATTGTCGCGCTTGGTATGTACATACGTGGGCGCTGGGTGGAGGCATGCGAAAAGCTTCTTAATCTAACAAATTTTGAAGCTTACGAATTGGTTCAGATGAATGATCCTGCAGTATTAAACACAACGAATCGTCTTTTAACCTTGGCCCGGCGTGCTGCTGCAGACCCGACGGTTAGCGATAGTTTGTCTTCTTTACCTAGCGAAAAAGCACTTCAAAGTCTAGCTAATACTTGGTTTAAGGAAGAACTCGATCAATTCTTAGAAGATGAGGGAGATCGGCCTGCAGATAGTTTTGAATTCACACCCACGTGGAGAGAGATGCCGGAGATCGTGGTTGGGATTATCAAGGGGTTAATGGACTCAGATGACTCTATGACAGAAGAAGACTCTGACTTTCAAGTGTACCGACTTCAGCGGATCAATCAACTCCGCAGCACTTTAACGGGAGCGGATCGGAAGGAGTTTGACGCCTGGCTTGAATTAGCAGAGCAAGCTCAACCCTTAAGCGAAATTCATGACTACATTTTATGGACCGTTCCCCTTAGCTATACGCGTTATGCTGCAATTGAGGCTGGCAGAAGATTTGTTCAGGATTGTATTCTTGATTCTCCGGAGGACACTCTATTCCTATATCGAGAAGAGTTACTCTCAGCATTGAGAGGAGATTACACCCTTGCCAGCTTGAAAGGGCTGGTGGCTGAGAGGAAGGCTGAACATACCAAAAATTTCTCCTTAGTACCTCCACAGACTATTGGAAAAATGCCCATCGAACTCCCTTTAGATGTATTTCCCCCTCTTGCAGCGGAGGGGATGAAGATTTTTCTAAAACAATTTTCCCTTCTTGAAGCAGAACCGGAAGCCACGATGGAGCTATCTCCTGAGGGAGAGCTGTTTGGTACCCCAGGTTCTCCAGGAGTTGCCGAAGGACCCGTGCGCATTATTCATACGGCTGAAGAGTTCCCCTTGGTCCAGGAAGGGGAAGTCTTAGTCTGTCCTTTAACGACTCCGACTTGGACGGTTCTATTTCCGCATGTGGCGGCGTTAATCACCGATTCGGGTGGAGCATTATGCCACGCAGCAATCGTTGCTCGGGAGTACAGACTTCCTTCGGTAGTCGGGACGATTAAGGCAACAAAGATATTGCATAATGGGCAACGTGTCCGTGTGGACGGAGCCGCTGGAAAGATTCAAGTCCTAGATTGA
- a CDS encoding PEP/pyruvate-binding domain-containing protein, giving the protein MKYVRLLQELRREDLSLAGGKGANLGELVLAGMKVPQGFVLTVDGYRRCITDVHLPKINVHDLAALEAVTSKIQMEIENVYLPDEVMAEVLEAYRRMCCPKVAVRSSATAEDLPGASFAGQQETYLNIQGEDAVLDAIKKCWASLWAPRAVQYRSLQGFGESEVALAVVIQEMAPHEVAGVVFTVNPLLNDSCELIINAAKGVGEALVQGEIIPDQWLARRPDGAVLKFTPAPQKGQSSSLLPHTGRPARGCLTSQQVRELACLCLRIEKHFNGVPQDIEWSYGAGEFYLLQSRPITALKTW; this is encoded by the coding sequence ATGAAATATGTACGGTTGCTTCAAGAATTAAGAAGAGAAGACCTATCTTTAGCTGGCGGAAAAGGGGCTAATCTAGGTGAATTAGTATTAGCAGGAATGAAAGTACCCCAGGGTTTTGTTTTAACCGTTGATGGCTACCGGCGTTGCATAACGGATGTTCATTTACCGAAAATTAACGTCCATGACTTAGCGGCTTTAGAAGCTGTAACTTCTAAGATTCAGATGGAAATAGAAAATGTTTACTTGCCTGATGAAGTAATGGCAGAAGTCCTGGAAGCTTACAGAAGGATGTGTTGCCCTAAAGTCGCTGTTCGCTCCTCAGCTACAGCAGAAGATTTACCCGGTGCAAGTTTTGCAGGTCAACAAGAAACTTATCTTAATATCCAAGGGGAAGATGCCGTTCTCGATGCCATAAAAAAATGCTGGGCTTCACTTTGGGCACCCCGGGCAGTGCAGTATCGTTCCTTACAAGGATTTGGCGAGAGTGAAGTCGCTCTTGCCGTGGTCATTCAAGAAATGGCACCGCATGAGGTCGCCGGAGTGGTCTTTACGGTTAACCCTCTTTTAAACGACTCATGTGAGCTGATCATTAATGCTGCAAAAGGTGTCGGGGAAGCGTTGGTTCAAGGAGAAATCATTCCTGATCAATGGCTTGCCAGACGTCCTGATGGTGCAGTTCTTAAATTCACTCCTGCTCCGCAGAAGGGACAATCCTCTTCACTGCTCCCTCATACTGGGCGTCCTGCGCGAGGGTGTTTAACCTCCCAGCAGGTTCGGGAACTGGCTTGTCTATGTCTTCGGATAGAAAAACATTTCAACGGAGTACCTCAAGATATTGAGTGGAGCTATGGCGCAGGGGAGTTTTATCTGCTTCAAAGCAGGCCCATCACTGCACTTAAAACTTGGTAA
- a CDS encoding IclR family transcriptional regulator, which translates to MASASGVIVQSVDRALDILGCFKGQAIELGISEISERMQLSKSTVYGLVNTLLTKGYLEQNPQTKRYRLGIKLFELGTLVYNRMDLRNEAKVFCEELGGKYNTTVHLAAHYGDEIVYIDKVDAPEAVIVYSQTGKCAPMHCTGVGKAILAFLSDDELKQVFAKGDFKKYTEHTITDPEELYRELERIHSRGYAVDNEEIETGLRCIAAPIFNYMNQPVAAISVSAPTVRLPLEQIEAIAKDVQYHALQISQRLGYRG; encoded by the coding sequence ATGGCAAGTGCATCAGGTGTAATCGTGCAGTCTGTAGATCGGGCGTTAGATATTCTTGGATGTTTTAAAGGACAAGCTATAGAATTAGGTATTTCGGAAATTTCCGAAAGAATGCAGCTAAGCAAGAGTACGGTTTACGGATTGGTGAATACACTGCTTACAAAAGGTTATCTGGAACAGAATCCCCAAACAAAACGCTATCGACTGGGAATCAAGCTGTTTGAGCTGGGCACTCTGGTGTATAACCGCATGGATTTGCGAAACGAAGCCAAAGTATTTTGTGAGGAGCTTGGCGGTAAATACAATACCACCGTGCATCTGGCCGCTCATTATGGTGATGAGATTGTTTATATAGATAAGGTTGATGCCCCCGAGGCTGTAATTGTTTATTCCCAGACAGGTAAGTGCGCCCCTATGCATTGTACAGGTGTGGGCAAAGCAATCCTGGCTTTTTTGAGCGATGATGAATTGAAGCAGGTTTTTGCAAAAGGAGATTTCAAAAAATATACAGAACATACAATCACGGATCCAGAGGAATTGTACCGCGAACTGGAGCGTATTCATTCACGGGGATATGCTGTTGACAATGAGGAAATTGAGACTGGCCTGCGTTGTATCGCAGCTCCAATTTTCAATTATATGAATCAGCCGGTGGCGGCCATTAGTGTTTCCGCTCCGACAGTTCGGTTGCCGTTAGAACAAATTGAGGCTATCGCCAAGGATGTACAATATCACGCTCTCCAGATCTCACAAAGACTAGGGTATAGAGGCTGA
- a CDS encoding molybdopterin-binding protein, whose amino-acid sequence MGLNLLEKTELWINHITLDHVNLTQLAQTVADVLGLERSKVLVVDVRPDHITLDIMENDIPTENIIGKERAVLDALAKLKGVRLYEDSCLHSNGILGLICLEGENPVEMSTTVNHMVDEIKERISKRAIIFPTGFELKQNLIEDTNTPYLKNLLEGEGYKVTIGDVMEDDLDDMEFKLSDAVSRAFGLIITTGGVGAEDKDKTVESVLRVDPQAATPYIVKFQQGTGRHVKDGVRIAVGTVGPSMMVSFPGPNDEVRLAAGVLVECLKRNCDKEVTAQQIAAVLAEKLMKKGFHHDHHGLNKLS is encoded by the coding sequence ATGGGTTTGAATCTTTTGGAAAAAACGGAACTCTGGATCAACCATATTACCCTCGATCATGTAAATTTGACTCAGCTCGCCCAGACGGTGGCGGATGTGCTGGGGCTAGAAAGAAGTAAAGTACTGGTGGTCGATGTTCGTCCGGACCATATCACCCTCGACATTATGGAAAACGATATTCCCACTGAAAACATTATTGGTAAAGAGCGGGCGGTGCTTGACGCGCTTGCCAAACTGAAAGGCGTCCGCCTCTACGAGGATTCCTGCCTGCACTCCAACGGGATTCTCGGTCTGATCTGTCTGGAAGGGGAAAATCCGGTGGAAATGAGCACGACAGTCAACCACATGGTGGATGAAATTAAAGAGCGTATTTCAAAGCGAGCGATCATCTTTCCGACGGGCTTTGAACTGAAACAGAATTTGATTGAGGACACTAATACTCCCTATTTAAAAAACCTTTTAGAGGGAGAAGGCTATAAAGTGACCATCGGGGATGTTATGGAAGACGATTTGGACGATATGGAATTTAAGCTTTCCGATGCGGTTTCCCGCGCCTTTGGGTTGATTATTACCACCGGCGGTGTAGGTGCCGAGGACAAGGACAAAACTGTGGAAAGTGTGCTGCGGGTCGATCCCCAGGCAGCGACGCCGTATATTGTCAAGTTTCAACAGGGAACGGGACGCCATGTTAAGGACGGAGTGCGAATCGCGGTGGGAACAGTGGGTCCGTCCATGATGGTTTCCTTTCCCGGCCCCAACGACGAAGTCCGGCTCGCCGCGGGCGTACTGGTGGAATGTTTGAAACGCAACTGTGATAAAGAGGTCACTGCTCAACAAATCGCTGCGGTACTTGCGGAAAAACTAATGAAAAAGGGTTTCCACCATGATCATCATGGCTTAAATAAACTTTCGTAG
- a CDS encoding 2-keto-4-pentenoate hydratase, translating to MDCNKIAQELLDAEKGHYQIEMLTASHPDMSVEDAYAIQLENVAKRVAAGEKVIGMKVGLTSKAMQNLLHVNEPDYGHLTDKMLVLEGGFCPIDELNQPKVEGELAFCLKKTLRGPGVTIADVYNATDWVVPAIEIVDSRIKDWKITLSDTIADNGSSARFILGGRMTPIGDVDMRLTGMTLEKNGELVNSGTCAEVWGNPAAAVAWLANKLSEFDIELKEGNIVLAGAVTAAIPAAKNDSFTVTFHGMGSVTAKFK from the coding sequence ATGGACTGTAATAAAATTGCCCAGGAATTGCTTGACGCTGAAAAAGGACACTATCAGATTGAAATGCTGACCGCCTCCCATCCGGATATGTCGGTGGAAGACGCTTACGCCATTCAGCTCGAAAATGTTGCCAAAAGAGTTGCCGCAGGGGAAAAAGTGATTGGCATGAAGGTAGGGCTGACCAGCAAAGCCATGCAAAATCTCTTGCATGTCAATGAACCAGATTACGGTCACCTGACCGATAAAATGCTGGTGCTGGAGGGCGGTTTTTGCCCGATAGATGAACTGAATCAGCCAAAGGTTGAAGGGGAGCTGGCGTTTTGTCTTAAGAAAACCTTGCGCGGGCCCGGTGTAACCATCGCTGATGTCTATAATGCTACGGACTGGGTGGTTCCCGCCATTGAAATTGTTGACAGCCGGATTAAGGACTGGAAGATTACGCTTTCCGACACTATTGCTGACAATGGTTCCAGTGCCCGCTTCATTTTGGGCGGACGCATGACGCCGATTGGTGATGTGGATATGCGTTTAACGGGCATGACATTAGAGAAGAACGGGGAACTGGTTAACAGCGGAACCTGCGCGGAAGTGTGGGGGAATCCTGCGGCAGCGGTTGCTTGGCTGGCGAATAAACTGTCTGAATTTGATATTGAACTGAAAGAGGGAAATATCGTCTTGGCCGGTGCAGTCACTGCTGCAATTCCAGCTGCAAAAAATGACAGCTTTACGGTAACCTTTCACGGCATGGGTAGTGTGACGGCTAAATTTAAATAA
- a CDS encoding acetaldehyde dehydrogenase (acetylating), with amino-acid sequence MEKIKVGIIGPGNIGSDLMYKVMKSKHLQMHLMTGIVESEGIKRAAGLGFKTSLEGVSAVAADPDIKIVFDATSAKAHLYNAPILKAAGKIVMDMTPAAVGPYVVPCVNLDNLAHVDNFNMVTCGGQATIPIAHAINRVADSEYTEIVAALSSKSAGPGTRANIDEFTQTTKKALEIVGGADKAKAIIVLNPAEPPIMMTNTIYSIVKNPDEKKIIESVNEIVKQVQAYVPGYKLRVPPVIDGNKVTVIVQVQGAGDFLPMYSGNLDIINQAAVAVAEKVAENLLNKEGEH; translated from the coding sequence ATGGAGAAAATCAAAGTAGGCATCATCGGTCCCGGAAATATCGGGTCTGACCTGATGTATAAGGTTATGAAAAGCAAACATCTGCAAATGCACTTAATGACCGGTATCGTGGAATCTGAGGGGATTAAAAGAGCAGCCGGACTGGGCTTTAAGACTTCACTGGAAGGTGTCAGCGCTGTGGCCGCGGACCCCGATATCAAGATTGTCTTTGATGCAACAAGTGCAAAAGCGCATTTATATAATGCACCCATATTAAAAGCTGCAGGCAAAATCGTTATGGATATGACTCCTGCTGCAGTAGGCCCCTACGTGGTTCCCTGTGTCAATCTTGACAATTTGGCCCATGTGGATAACTTTAACATGGTAACCTGCGGCGGACAGGCAACGATTCCCATTGCCCATGCGATTAACCGGGTTGCGGATTCCGAGTATACCGAGATTGTGGCGGCCCTTTCCTCTAAGAGCGCAGGCCCGGGAACCCGTGCCAACATTGACGAGTTCACTCAGACGACCAAAAAGGCTCTTGAAATCGTTGGCGGTGCAGACAAAGCCAAAGCCATCATTGTTCTGAACCCCGCCGAACCGCCCATTATGATGACCAATACCATTTATTCTATAGTAAAGAATCCGGATGAGAAAAAAATCATTGAATCCGTTAATGAGATTGTCAAGCAAGTTCAAGCCTATGTGCCCGGTTATAAGCTCCGTGTTCCCCCTGTCATAGATGGAAACAAAGTTACCGTAATTGTTCAGGTACAGGGTGCCGGCGACTTTTTACCCATGTATTCAGGGAACCTTGATATCATCAATCAGGCAGCCGTCGCTGTTGCCGAAAAAGTAGCAGAGAATCTGTTGAACAAGGAGGGGGAACACTAA
- the dmpG gene encoding 4-hydroxy-2-oxovalerate aldolase, which yields MEKRKINIVDTTLRDGSHAVSHSFTVDQVTSVAEGLDKVGVSLIEVSHGDGITGSSVNYGFSKTNEIELLKAASKVVKNAKLTVLLLPGIGTIEDLQEAKENGAQAVRVATHVTEADIAIQHIKYAKSIGMMTVGFLMMSHMAAPEKIVEQAEIFVDCGADYINLADSAGYMLPDDVRARVSALKKAIDIPIGFHSHNNLGLSVANSIAAVEEGAVYLDATCRGLGAGAGNTQNEVLCAVLDRLGYDTGINLNGIMDVAEEIVEPIMQRPQVINTASLMLGYAGVYSSFLLHTYKAAEKFRLNPRDILVELGKRRMVGGQEDMIIDVAFELSQKNKKSEG from the coding sequence ATGGAAAAAAGAAAAATTAATATTGTCGATACGACGCTTCGAGATGGGAGTCACGCGGTCAGTCATAGTTTTACGGTTGATCAGGTAACCTCAGTCGCCGAAGGATTGGATAAGGTTGGTGTCAGTCTGATAGAAGTGAGCCATGGAGATGGCATCACCGGTTCTTCCGTCAACTATGGGTTCTCAAAAACCAATGAAATCGAACTACTTAAGGCGGCCAGCAAGGTGGTTAAGAACGCCAAGCTGACAGTTCTGCTGCTTCCCGGAATTGGGACGATAGAAGATTTGCAGGAAGCCAAGGAAAATGGTGCTCAGGCTGTGCGGGTTGCCACTCATGTGACCGAAGCGGATATCGCGATTCAACATATCAAATATGCCAAGAGCATCGGAATGATGACGGTAGGGTTCCTGATGATGTCCCATATGGCAGCACCGGAAAAGATTGTTGAGCAAGCTGAAATTTTTGTAGACTGCGGCGCGGATTATATTAACCTCGCGGATTCAGCAGGTTATATGTTGCCGGATGATGTCCGAGCCAGAGTCAGTGCCCTCAAAAAAGCGATTGATATTCCGATTGGCTTCCACTCTCATAATAATTTAGGTCTGTCTGTCGCGAATTCAATTGCTGCTGTAGAAGAAGGCGCTGTCTACCTGGATGCTACCTGCCGCGGTCTGGGTGCGGGTGCCGGAAATACCCAGAATGAAGTGTTATGTGCGGTGCTGGACCGGTTAGGGTATGACACAGGGATTAACCTAAACGGCATCATGGACGTAGCAGAGGAAATTGTCGAGCCGATCATGCAGCGTCCCCAGGTTATTAACACCGCTTCTTTAATGTTGGGCTATGCCGGTGTTTACTCTAGCTTTTTACTCCACACCTATAAAGCCGCTGAAAAATTCCGACTGAATCCCAGGGATATTCTTGTGGAACTGGGCAAGCGGAGAATGGTAGGCGGACAGGAAGATATGATCATAGATGTGGCGTTTGAATTATCTCAGAAGAACAAAAAATCAGAGGGATAA